GGGAAGATTGACCGTCGCGGCTACCTCGAAGTGATTACGCCGGAAATCGTGAACAAGACTTTGTGGATCAAGTCCGGCCACGCCGACAAGTACAACGAGAACATGTTCAAGACGCTCGCTGGCGACGTGGAAATGGCCGTGAAGCCGATGAACTGCCCCTGCCACATTCAGATTTTCAACACCGGGCTGCGCAGCTGGCGCGACCTTCCGATGCGCCTTGCCGAATTCGGTAAGTGCCACCGTTACGAACCTGCCGGTACGATGCACGGCCTGATGCGCGTGCGCGGCTTTGTGCAGGACGACGCCCACATCTTCTGTACCGAAGATCAGATTGCAAGCGAAGTGGCTGACTTCTGCGCCCTCGTGAAGGAAATCTACCACGACTTCGGTTTCGACGATATCGTGGTGAAGTTCTCCACCCGCCCGGAAAAGCGCGTGGGTTCCGACGAAATCTGGGACAAGGCTGAAGCCGCCCTCGCCGAAGCCACGAAGCTCGCTGGCCTCGACTACATTTTGAACCCGGGTGAAGGTGCCTTCTATGGCCCGAAGCTCGAATTCACGCTGAAGGACAGCCTCGGTCGTGACTGGCAGTGCGGTACCATCCAGGTTGACTTCAACCTCCCGCAGCGCCTTGGTGCTGAATATGTCGGTAAGGACAACCAGAAGCACATTCCGGTGATGCTGCACCGTGCGGCCGTGGGTTCCATCGAACGCTTCCTCGGCATTTTGATTGAAGAATTCATGGGCGATTTCCCGCTGTGGCTCGCTCCGGTTCAGGCCCGCGTGCTCCCGATTTCCGAGAAGTTCGTTGACTACGCGAAGCAGGTCGAGAAGGAACTCGTGAACGCCGGAATTAGGGTCGAAACTGACGAGTCCAATGAAAAGTTGGGATATAAAATTCGTCAGTGTGAAATTCAAAAGATCCCCTACATTCTTATTGTAGGCGAAAAGGAAGCCTCTGACAACTTGGTTGCCGTTCGCAAACGTAAGGACGGAGACAAGGGTCAGATGAGTGTTCAGGCCTTTATTGACATGACTGCTGATGACAGAAGAGTCGTCCGTTAATCAATAAGGAAATAACATCCGCAAACGTAGGCTTCCTTTGAGCCTACGTTTTTTTGCGTGGAAGTCGATGAATGCAACGAGTAGCGTGCAAGCCGAGCGTCGCGACAAAATGCTTGCATTTTGGCATGACCGAGGCGCCGCCGCTGACGCCGAAGGCGTCAAAAGCTCGGCTACAAGATCCGCCAGTGCGAACTCCAGAAGGTGCCGTACCTCCTCATCGTCGGTGAGAAGGAAGTGGCCGATGGTGTTGTCTCTGTGCGTAAGCG
This genomic window from Fibrobacter sp. UWP2 contains:
- the thrS gene encoding threonine--tRNA ligase; this translates as MSQIELTFPDGSVRSVASGTTGLEIAKGISEGLARKALGVKLGDKVLDLTRPLTESGTIKIITPSNDDPDALMLLRHSCSHVLAEAICDLFPGTKLAYGPAIEKGFYYDLMTPTPIQQSDFERIEKRMKEIIKEDRPFTRCEVSAADGLKRTEGDKYKTDNAQRALAREGSDGTLSFYVTGEPGKNFEDLCAGPHVPSTGKLKNFKVLSMSGAYWHGDQNSDQLTRVYGTCFADKEGLETYLKFLEEAEKRDHRKIGKEMDLYHIEDHSPGMVFWHPKGTKMVNALKDYIRGKIDRRGYLEVITPEIVNKTLWIKSGHADKYNENMFKTLAGDVEMAVKPMNCPCHIQIFNTGLRSWRDLPMRLAEFGKCHRYEPAGTMHGLMRVRGFVQDDAHIFCTEDQIASEVADFCALVKEIYHDFGFDDIVVKFSTRPEKRVGSDEIWDKAEAALAEATKLAGLDYILNPGEGAFYGPKLEFTLKDSLGRDWQCGTIQVDFNLPQRLGAEYVGKDNQKHIPVMLHRAAVGSIERFLGILIEEFMGDFPLWLAPVQARVLPISEKFVDYAKQVEKELVNAGIRVETDESNEKLGYKIRQCEIQKIPYILIVGEKEASDNLVAVRKRKDGDKGQMSVQAFIDMTADDRRVVR